TAATTTCATCCACACTAAACGATACAGATTTTTCATTCCGTGATGACGATGTGATTGATGCCGGAAATTTAAAACTGCTTTACGCCGGCTATCTGCGCAGGGCAAAAGGGGTGGAAACCCTTATCCGCTCATTCGCCATAATTTTAAAAAAACATCAGCATGCAGTTTTTACCATAGTCGGTTCGGGCGAATTTGAGCAGGAGTTAAAAGCTTTGGCAAACGAGCTTGGGCTTAAAAACAACGTTAACTTTAAGGGGCATATCAATGATCGCGATCAGCTTAACCACTTTTACCGTACGCATGATGTTTTTTGTTTCGCCAGTCTCAGCGAAGGTTCGCCGCGGGTAGTGCTGGAAGCTATGGCTAATGGGATCAACGTACTATCAACCCCCGTCGGCTCGCTACCTGCGGTATTTAAGGATGGGCAAGATATCATATTTGCCAAAGCCGGCAATCCGCAGGACTTTGCCGACAAGATACTGGCTATTGCAAGCGATAAAAAAAGAACCATGGCGATAAGGCTTGCCGCATTTAACAAAGCTAAAAACTATACTACCGCTAATTTCATAAAAACCATATTTCAGTGAAAAGAAAGCTTTCGGTTTTATACAGCTGGTTTGTGCGTACAGTTACCGCATGGCTGCCCGATATTCCTGTATTTATGCGCCTCCGCGGTTTTTTATATTCAATGATGATGAAGCGTTGCGGCCGCAACTTCCAGGTAGCGTCCACAGTGATACTTAATCCGCTTTCAGGGTTAAGTATTGGGCATAACGTATACTTTGCGCCTCGCGCCACTATTATAGGTACCGATATTGAGATCGGCGACGAGGTGTTGATCGGTCCGGGTACCTGCATATCAGGCGGCAATCACACGTTTTTAAAATCATCATACCGGTACGGTGCGCATATACCGCAGCACGTTAATATTAAAAGCGGTACTTGGATAGCCGCCAACTGCTCGGTAACGGCAGGCAGTGTATTGCCCGAACGCTCTGTGTTGGCGGCGGGCGCGGTGCTTACAAAGGTTTTTACCCAAACCGATAGCCTCTATGCGGGCGTACCGGCCGTATGTATTAAAAAGTTGAGAGATCATGCCGAATAACATCAGTAAATATTTACTTGTAATTTTCGCCGTGCTGGCATTCGCATGTCACAGCCGGTCGCAAACCCAATATTCCTACCGAAATATACCTGCTAAATACTTACCCGGCAAATTACCGGCAACTATTTTAGTTGAGTTGGAATTGGCAAAAAAGCAGGCTTTTGACGTTACTAACATGCTGCCTTCAGATTTTGTAAAAGATGGCAGTGTGGATTACACCACAAGTATACAGGCTGCACTCAATGCGCATTCAATAGTAATGATGCCTGATTTCCCGGTAATGGTAAATGATAGCGGGCTTACCATCAACAACGGGCAGGTGCTTATTTTTAACAGCCATTCATCCCTTTACCTAAAGCCAAGCGCTTTGCCTGCTTATGAAATACTACGCATACATAAGGTACATAACGTTACGGTGTATAATCCGGTTATTTATGGTGATAAGGAACAGCACTTAGGCAACAGCGGGCAATGGGGTATGGGCATAGCCATACGTGCGTCTGAAAACGTCAGGATTATAGGCCCAAAAATATCTAAATGCTGGGGCGATGGGCTATATGTAGGCCAAATGGCTAAGCAACCATCGCGAAGTATATACATTATTAACGCCACAATTGATAACAACAGGCGCAATGGTATCTCTATCACATCGGCCAAAAATGTATTGATTAATGATGGCGTTGTAGCTAACGCCAAAGGACAAATGCCCATGAGCGGCATTGATGTTGAACCGAATTTTCAGGACGATGTAATCGACAGTATAAGCATCAGTAACGTAATTACCTGGAATAACCCTAAATATGGTATCGTGATATCGTTGCAAAAGCTTGCCGGGCGTAAGCAGGGGCAAACAGCAATCAATATCAATCATCATACCGATGAATACTCGGGGCATGGCATGGCCGTTATTGGCAAGCCCGGTAACGCTGTATTAACCGGAAAAATTGAGGTGGCTAACTCGCAATGGCTAAACAATACAGAAGGGCCAATACGCCTGCCGGTACGCAGTTACGGTACAAAGGTCAAATTTAAAAATGTAAAAACGGTTGATAATGATAAGGTCAGGTTATTATTAAAATCACAGCCGGATATTGATTTTGACTGACAAACTAAATATCAGAGAAGTTTATGTTGAGTTTTACTTGCTTTAAAGTATTGGCCTGATGGTATCAATAATTACTGCGGCCTACAATTGTGCGCCATATATTGAGCAAACCATCAAATCGGTACAAGCCCAAACCTATACGGATTGGGAAATGATAATTATTGATGATTGTTCAACAGACGATACTGTGGCCGTAATTACCGCCGTGGCCATGGCTGATAGCCGTGTAAAACTGTTGCAAAACACCCAAAATATGGGCCCGGCGCGCTCACGCAACCGCGGCATCAATATAGCTGCAGGCACATACCTGGCTTTTTTAGATGGTGATGACCTTTGGCTGCCTGAATTTTTAGCGGTGTCGTTAAATTTTATGTTAATGCACAACCATGCGTTTGTATTCTCATCATATAAAAGGCTTGATGAAGGGCTTAATCCGCTGTATGATGATTTTATAGTGCCCAATAAAGTAAGCTACCATAGCCTGCTTAAAACCTGCCCTATATCATGCCTGACGGCGGTGATCAATATCAGCGTAACGGGTAAATATTACATGCCCGACATACCCAAGCGGCAGGACTATGGTTTATGGCTGTCTATATTAAAAAAACATGAAAACGCTTATGGCATACAGCAGCCGCTGGCTATTTACCGCATCCGCAAAAATTCAGTTTCGCGCAATAAGTATAAAGCTATGCTTTACGTATGGAAGGTATACCGCGATGTAGAAAAGCTCAATTTTATTTATTCTGCTTACCTGATGGTAAATTATGTTATTAACGGCCTGAAAAAATACGCGAGATGAGTAGTGTAATAGTTACCGGTTACACCGGGTTTGTAGGTAAAAACCTGGTACCTTATTTAAAACAGGAAGGTTTCAATGTTATGGGTGTCGGCCGGGAATTACAAAGCGGACTGGCCATTACGCAATATACCTATGAACAATTGCCGCAGGTAAAAAACTATAACGCCCTAATTCACCTGGCCGGCAAGGCGCATGATTTGAAGCAAACGGTTGACCCGAATGCTTACTTTGAGATAAATACGCAATTAACCATCAATGTATTTAAATACTTTTTAAAATCTAATGCAACTGATTTTATATACCTGAGCAGCGTTAAAGCGGTAGCCGACAGCGTTGCCGGTGTGTTATATGAGAATGCAACGCCTGCACCTGCAACGGCTTATGGCCAGTCAAAGTTGCTTGCTGAGGAATACCTAATGAACCAGCAATTACCGGCCGAAAAGCGTGTGTTTATTTTAAGGCCCTGCATGATACATGGCCCCGGCAACAAGGGAAACCTGAACCGCTTGTATTCGATTGTAAAAAAACGGATGCCTTACCCGTTAACCGCTTTTGATAATAAACGCTCACTCTTATCAGTAAGCAACCTGCTGTTCGCTATAAAAACTTTACTAATAACCACCAATATCCCAGGTGGCGTATATAATATTGCCGACGATGAGCCGCTCTCCACTAACGATATTATTGACATCTTGGGCAAGGCAAGCCACATTAATCCGGTTAAATGGAATTTACCCAAATCTTTTATCAAAACCTTAGCAAAAGCGGGTGATAAGCTGCGCCTGCCGTTTAATACAGAAAACCTGCAAAAGCTTACCGGCAGCTACGTAGTAAGCAACCATAAATTTAAACAGGCGGCGGGTATCCATAATATGCCGGTTAACGCGCGCGAGGGTATTTATTATACAGCACAAAATCTGCATAAATGAATTACCTGATCATAACACTTTTGCTGGTGCTTGCTTTGCTTACTTACTTTAAAATAGCAAAGCGTTTTAATATAGTTGATGTACCCAACCATCGTAGTTCACATACCGAAGTAACGGTTAGGGGTGGCGGTATAATATTCCCATTATCAATCATTTTTTGCGGTTTACTTTTTCAGGATGTTGATCTTGTGTTATTAATTGCCCTAACGCTGATCAGTGCAATCAGCTTTGCTGATGATGTAAGGCCGCTACCGGCTTTTTTACGGTTAGCGGTTCATTTGCTTTCTGTACTAATGGCTGTTTATGCGTTGCAGGTACATTTACAATGGCCGTTGTGGGGCGTAGCCTTAGCCTGCGTTTTTATGATAAGCGGAATTAACGCATTTAACTTTATGGACGGAATAAACGGTATTACTGCTACTTACTCCGTAATTACTTTGCTTACCTTTTGGTATATAAATAGCTTTGTTATCCGCTTTGCGGATGATCCCTTGCTGGTATGCCCGCTTATAGCCTGTATAATCTTCTTGTTTTTTAACTTTCGGCAAAGGGCTTTATGTTTTGCCGGTGATGTAGGCAGTATTGGTATAGCTTTCTGGCTGGGCGCTTTATCTGTTATGCTGATCATACACTCGCATAATTTAAAGTATCTGTTCGTTTTCAGTATTTATGGTTCCGACGTGCTGTTTACCATCATAAAGCGTATAAAGTTAAAGCAAAACCTTGCGCAGCCCCACCGGCTGCATTTATACCAGCTTTTGGTTAACCACGCCGGATACCCGCACCGCGTGGTAGCAATATGCTACACGCTTGCGCAATTAACTATTAACGGCTTTTTATTGCTAACCAATTTTTCAATGGGTATTTATGCACTGTTGCTTTTAAGTATTTGCGCAGCTGTTTATATTCATTTTGAACGCCGCTACCGTACGTTATCTACAGTATCACAATCATGAAATACATTAAATTAACATACGCATTTAATAGAGTTTATACTGAATATTATTTATAAACTACAGCCTTATTATTATGTATTATTATTAATAGCCAGTTAATTATCTCTTATTATTACGGAACTAACTTGGCATAGATTTCAATAATCTGTTGTCACATTCCCTAATTAAAATGAGATGTTAGGTCTTTTAAAAAAAGCGAAAACAGTACCTCGCTGGATAATACTTTTTATTGACCTGCTTATAGCTGCCGGTTCATTTTCTGCGGCTTATTTACTTACAAAGCATCCGGCTAATTATAATCATTTATTTACATCGCATTTTTGGTTGTTTTTCAGCCTTTATGTAGCCGCGGCAATGGCACTGCATTTAGCCATGCAAATACATACCGGTCTCATCCGGTTTACTAACTCGCAGGATATGATGCGCATATTCACAGCGGTATTTATATGTAATATATTGTTTGGCGTTATATGCCTTTGTTTTTTTGCTAAACACATCAATCCGGCTGATGTAGCTATACTACTGCTATTCACTTTTTCGGTACAAAGTTCAGCCATGGTGCTTTTACGCAGCGCCGTACGCAGTGTGTACTTTTATATCAAATTTAATTCATCGGCCAATAAAAAATCGGTACTTATATATGGCACCAATCACCAGTCCATCCTGTTAAAGCAGGCACTTGAAGGCGCGCGTTCGGGTAATTTTTATGTTGCCGGATTTATTGATGTAAACAGCCATAAAATTAATAAATATATAGAGCAGCGCAGGGTATATCCGCTATCAGTACTTGGTGAAGTACAAAAAAGATATAATATCAAAAAGGTAATAATTGCCGATTCAAAATTGGATGACAATACCCGCCAGCTGCTTATTGATACCTGCCTGCAGGCAGGCGTAAAGCTATCTAAAGTCCCGCCGTCTGACGAATGGCTTGAAACCGAAGGTTTTACCAGGCAAATAAAGGATCTCAAGATAGAAGATTTGCTGTCGCGCGAACCAATAGTGATAGACACCACAAAGATCAGTGCGGAACTTAGGGGTAAACGCGTGCTTATTACGGGCGCCGCGGGCTCAATCGGATCTGAAATTGTACGGCAGGTACTGGGTTACGAACCGGCAATGGTTGCCTTATGTGATCAGGCCGAATCTCCGTTGCACGAAGTGCAGATAGAACTCATGGCAAAGCATCCGCAAGCAGTGATGCATTTTTTTATTGCAGACGTGCGAAATTTTAAACGCATGCGGACGGTGTTTAAAGAAGTGCGCCCCGAAATTATTTTCCATGCCGCGGCTTACAAGCACGTGCCTATGATGGAAGGTAACGCTGCAGAAGCTGTTATTACTAACATTGTCGGCACCAAAAACATAGCTGATCTAGCTGTATATTTTGATGCGGATAAGTTTGTAATGATTTCGACTGATAAGGCGGTTAACCCAACCAATATTATGGGTGCTTCAAAACGCATAGCCGAAATATACATACAATCGCTTAACGATGCTATAACGCATAGTTATGAGCACCTTTCGCTGGTTGATGATTACCGTTCAAACGCTACATCTACGGCAAACACACGGTTTATAACTACCCGCTTTGGTAATGTTCTCGGATCAAATGGCTCGGTAATTCCGCTTTTTAAGGCGCAAATAAAAAAAGGGGGGCCGGTTACGGTTACCCATCCGGACATAACCCGCTATTTTATGACTATACCCGAAGCGGTGCAGCTGGTGCTTGAGGCCGGGGCAACTGATAAGGGAGGTGAAATTTTCGTTTTTGATATGGGCGAACCGGTGCGCATTGCCGATATGGCAAATAAAATGATAAAACTGGCAGGCTTTACACCCGGTACCGATATCCAGATAAACTATACAGGCCTAAGGCCGGGAGAAAAGCTCTATGAGGAACTGTTGAACAAGGAAGAAATGACCCAACCCACGCATCACGAAAAAATAAAGATAGCCCGCGTGCGCATGTATGATTATAAGGATGTGGTGGATGATGTAGAGGAACTGATAAGCCTGGCGCAAAAAGAGGATGATATGGCTATAGTTAAAAAGATGAAAGCCATCGTTCCTGAATATTTAAGTAACAACTCTGCTTACCAAAAACTTGATGATAAGGCAGATATTAATTTCAACTAACTCTTAGACAAAATACTCAATGAAACTTTTTTATTTTATCCTGACAGGCGTTTTATTGTCATCAGTTGCCACAAATGCACAGCAGGTTGATTCATTATCAAAAAATGCCGATTTTGAGAAGCTCACGGCGAACGTTTTCTCACTCAAAAGCACCGCGCCCCAGGCGGGCCTGCTGGTTGATTTTTCAAAAAGGCCAACCATAAAAGGCGTATTACCCTTATATCGTGATGCGATCTCGGCGTTTTTTGTTGATGCTGGAGTTTCATCAAATAACGATTTTGTGCCGCTTTTTGAGCGCGGTAAGTGGGCAACAGATGCTGTTGGAGCCCTGTCATATACACTTTTTTTATCACGCGATAATAGCATATCCTTAGCTTCAACAAAAACTGAACAGCAACAAAGGGCTTGGACATGGTTAAACGTGCGTGGCGGATATAACTTTTCAAGCTACCTGCTTTATCGCGACGATAATTCAACCGATATCGAACGTGAGATATCGCGCAGGAACTACCATAATATATTCGGACAAGTGAATTTAGGCTTTTACCTGTCACCTTTTAAAAATTCGTTATCATGGCTTAACCTGTCAGGCAATGCGGGGTTTGAGTACAGGCAAAATGATAATAATTATATGGCGTTGCCAACAGTAAGGTTAAAATCATATAACAAGATAAGCAATGATGCGAGTACCCAGGAACTTGAAGTGACCAGCGAAGAAACCTCGGCAAAAAAAGGCGACTTTGTTGTGGCTAACTCAGCTAACCTGAACTACAATCTTACCCTTTTAATCAATAACGGCAACGGACTTGCGTTCGGGCTTAATTTTTATGGTAAAACACGTCTTACTGAAGCCTTAAAGTCAACCGACCTGGGTTTTGGTATTAACGTACCTGTACGGATGACAAAAAACAATGAGCGGCGCACACTGGCAAACCTAAGCTTAAATTATGAAGTGACTGACGTGGGCGGAAAATTGAATCCCAATCGTACAAATTTCTCAGATAAGGGTTTGTTGGGGTTAACCGTTGCTATACCGGTATATACCTTAAGCAGTCAGTAATACTATACTAAACAGATGCGAGGTATAAGTAAAAGTAAACATGAGAATTTGCTGAAGGCGTTTAACCAATTGGATAAATTGCTTACAGAAAAATTGATGCTGGAGCCTGAACAGGATTTAAATGAGTCCACATCCGATTTAAAACAAGCTCTGCTTAAGGCTGAAAGCGCCCGTAAAGAACTTGAGCAGTTGTATGCGGAATATAATGTCAATCTTAAGATATTAGCCTCAATTATAATTCAATACGAATCTATTTACGATTATTTGCGCCTTGATCACATAGGTAAGCGACTAAAGGAATTGAAACGTGAGATCCAAACAAATGACGAACGCTTTGATGAACTAAAAACAGGTATACATGCTGCTTATAACACTTGATGAGGTTTTAAAAAGCACATTTTAATTTGAATAATGTAATAGCTAAAAGTGTTTTTGATAGTTGAAATTTATTATTTCAAATGTCGGCAATTAAAAATGTATGTAATACCCTATCAAAGTTGTTAACTGATTTTTTCATATTTTCCTATCACCATCAGTCCGATACCCAGGAAAGCCATATCCTTCAAAACAAAAAAATCTGTGGTCCATATCCCGTCGCTTAATTTCCAGATACCCGGGGTTGTGAGCAGAAAGCTCAATGTACCAATAAAAATAGAGGCCGTTAGGTAGCCACCAATGAGTGCTGCTTTATTACTCCAAAAAGAGGCAATCAGAAAAATAGCGGTCACGATCTCGTAAGTGCCGATGATATTGGAAGCACCTTGTACAGAAGTAACCCGGTACAGCCAACTCATTAAAAAGCTGTTGGATACATAGCCTTTTATGGCCATGGCCTCGCCGGGGGTAAATTTGAAAAGACCAATCCATAAAAGAATGATGATTGTTGCGATGACGCCAAGCATATAGCCAGCTTTGGTAAAATTTATCATGTTGTTTTATCTCTTGGTCGGATAAAACACTAAAAACTTACAGCAAGTTGATCATATTTTGTAATCATCACAAACCTGAGTAGTAATCGTAACCTTGTTCGGCCCAATAGTCGGGCGGTCGTTGGTCACTAAAGGTGATGGTGCCCATGCGCTTCAGGTTCTTGATGCCGTATTTAACCGGGATGATAAGGCGTAATGGCTTACCATGTTGCGCGGGCAATGGCTTGCCATTCATTTCATAAGCCAGGATAGTTTGCGGGTGTAGGGCGCTTGGCATATCCAACCCGACATAGTATTGCCCGTCAGGCGTCATCATACCAACATAAGCAAGTTTGGCTTCGTCTTGTAAACCAAGGTGTTTAATCAGCTCTGTAAAGCGAACGCCACCCCAATGCTGTATCTGATCCCAGCCTTCCACACATTTAAAGTCAAACACCAGCTCCGTTTTTGGTAAAGCGAGTATCTCTTTTAGCGTAATCTGTATGACGCCTTTGTCTTTCCGGATGATTTTCAACCGCCATTGATCGATATTGATGTCACCTTCTGAACCGATATCCGAATTGTGCCTGACAGTTTTTGCTGCCCGCTCCACCGGGTAGGTTTTTACCAGGTGATTTTCATTAAAGGCCAGTCGCCTGAAAAAAAGCTCTGTTTTGTTTAACGCCCGTCGTAATGGAACACGGGTGCCCGCGGTAACGCCTGGCTTCTCCTCGGGCGAATGGTAGAGCCACTGCCAGCCACCATAAGCGGCTGCGCCAAAAGCGCCGAAGATACCGAAAGACAGAAAGTTTCGACGTTTGATCTTTTGCTCGGTGGTTAGCGGCTGTTTAATTCTTCTCTTTTTCATGTACTACGGGGTTAGCAGGCTCATCCAACACCTCGAAACCTGAAACAACGGACCGGAAATTGTTCCACCCCGCGAGTATGACCTGTATAACGTGTATGATAAAAAACAATACATAACCAAGGGTAAGCACAAAATGCCAGATCCTGGCCAGGTGGTAGCCACCCATTGCCCAAACCAGCCAGTTAAGTTGTACCGGCTTATAAATGGCAAGCCCGGTAAGTACCGAACCTGCACCCATCAGGATAATGGCCGAATAAGCGATACGCTGCGCTGCATTATACTTGCCTTGAGGTGGCGCTGTTTTACGCAAGTGTAAATCATGCAAAAGAACTAACCAGGCTTCTTTGAATGAACGCTTGCTTGGCCAAAGTTGTCTCCATTCTCCGGAGCCTAAAGTATAAATGATATAGAATACCCCATTAAGCGTAAAGAACCACATAAAAAGGAAATGAAAGGCCATGCCTTCAGAAAGCCGGTGCGGTATGTGCAGCTGATTGTAAAACCATTCCGGAAAAAGCCTTACGAACTGATGGCCAAAAAGCGTGATGTTATATACATCGTTGGCCCAATAAATCAGCAAGCCACTCCAGATCATGATACCCAACAGCGGGAAATTTACCCAATGGGCCCAGCGCATAGCCAGCGAATGTTTCTCTTTGATTACCTTCATGGTGTTAGTATCCGGCGATCAATTATCGCTGATTAAACGCTCGTTGATCTTTTGCTGTAAACTTGTTTTAAAGTCGCCGTCTAACCTGATCTCCACGGGAATGTCTTTAAATAACCTGTGCATCATATTATTGATCAATATGCTTTGCTGCTGATATATCCGACAGATGGAACAACCGGCCAGATGAAACTTTAACTCTAGCTTTTCGCGGCCGCTAAGCGCAGTTTCCTGTTTCTTCTCGATCAGGAAGGTAGCCTTACGGCAATTGTAGGCAATACGCACCAGTTCTGATCTGAATTGCGTTTTCATATCATATCCAATTTTTTTGTAAACATGATCTCAGGTTTACTTTAGCGCGATGGATGATCACCCAAAAGTTAGCCGAGCTTATTCTCAGTTGCTCACAGATCATCTCTGTGCCCTCATCATCCAGGTGCTTTAAGCGAAATACCGACATCCACAAAGGCGGCAGGCGTTGCAGGCATTGTTGCAGTATGCGCATAAACTCTTTGTTATGCAGAGGGTCTTTGTCCTCAACGCCGAAAAGCGCGGGCCAATGCTCGCGTTTCCAATGGTTATCATCCGGTTCAAAAAATTCTTCCTCGTCATTCGCTGCTATACCATCCGTCTCCTTTAAATGGAAGGCGCCGGATCGTTTTCTGTATATGTCGATCACTTTATATTTCAAGATAGCGGTCAGCCAGGTGCGTTCGCTACTATCTCCACGAAAGCTAGCTGTTTTTTGCAGGGCGGCCAAAAATGTATCCTGCACTAGGTCACGGCATTGCTCATCATCATTCAGTCGCGCAAAAGCATAGCTATACAAAAAATCGGCATGCCGTTCTACCCAAAACCGTGGCTCAAGCAGTTTCTTGCCACTCTGATCAGTTGTATTATGATTCGTTAAACTTTGCGTCATTAGCCAAGGCTTGCTGTTTTCGAGTTAGTCGGGGCGATATAGCAATACCTTACAAAAGATAGATAAAAAAATCATTTTATCTATCTGATCAACATCCCGGCAACTGCCATTAAAAGTTCCGGGCTAATCCGTTGCCGGTAATCCGGGTTGATGTATTCGAATTGAATAACGCCTTTTTTGTCGAGTATGAATACTGACGGCACCGGTAACAATTTGTCGACATTTTTACCGCCCGATCCGGTCTCCAGCGTTTTACTGTAAGCAGCCGGCGCTTTAAAGGCCAGCCCCATCTTTTTGGCAACAGCAAGGCCAGCGTCTGACAGCAAAGTATAGCTCAGTTTCTCTTTATCGGCAGACTTGCTGAGGTTTTCAGGGCTATCGGTGCTGATCGCGATAATCTGATAGCCCATCCTGACTAAATCGGCCTGTATACCCTGTATGCCTGCCAGCTCCCTGTTACAAAACGGGCACCAGCCGCCACGATAAAATATTAGGATGGTTGGTTTTTGAGCCACAGCTGCGTTCAGATCATACACCTGGCCATTGGCGGCAGGTAAGCTAATCACAGGAATACGCTCGCCAATCAGCAAAGGGCTTATGTCCGTCGCTTTTTCAGGATAGAGCTGCGTTTTAAGCGTATCGCTAACATTGGTAGTTAAAGCAGCCGCTTTCAGCGGAACGGCTGCAACGAACAAAGTTCCGCTGAAAGCAATAATGGTTAATATTTTAACGATGCCTAATTTCATTTTTCATGCGTTAAAGCCCGGCGGGAATTACCCGCCGGGTTTAGTTAATTACATTTTACTCGTATCCTTCTTCATCTTATCCATCTTGCCGGTCTTCTTCATCTTGTCCATTTTACCATGGTCTTTTTTATGATCCATTTTAGACATTTTGGATGTGTCTTTTTTCATTTTACTCATTTTGTCCTGAGCTTGACCGCTGACAGACAAAAATAATATCGCAGCCGCTGCGATACCCAAGGCTTTTGAAAGG
This Mucilaginibacter defluvii DNA region includes the following protein-coding sequences:
- a CDS encoding peroxiredoxin-like family protein, which encodes MKLGIVKILTIIAFSGTLFVAAVPLKAAALTTNVSDTLKTQLYPEKATDISPLLIGERIPVISLPAANGQVYDLNAAVAQKPTILIFYRGGWCPFCNRELAGIQGIQADLVRMGYQIIAISTDSPENLSKSADKEKLSYTLLSDAGLAVAKKMGLAFKAPAAYSKTLETGSGGKNVDKLLPVPSVFILDKKGVIQFEYINPDYRQRISPELLMAVAGMLIR
- a CDS encoding zf-HC2 domain-containing protein; this translates as MKTQFRSELVRIAYNCRKATFLIEKKQETALSGREKLELKFHLAGCSICRIYQQQSILINNMMHRLFKDIPVEIRLDGDFKTSLQQKINERLISDN
- a CDS encoding cytochrome b/b6 domain-containing protein produces the protein MKVIKEKHSLAMRWAHWVNFPLLGIMIWSGLLIYWANDVYNITLFGHQFVRLFPEWFYNQLHIPHRLSEGMAFHFLFMWFFTLNGVFYIIYTLGSGEWRQLWPSKRSFKEAWLVLLHDLHLRKTAPPQGKYNAAQRIAYSAIILMGAGSVLTGLAIYKPVQLNWLVWAMGGYHLARIWHFVLTLGYVLFFIIHVIQVILAGWNNFRSVVSGFEVLDEPANPVVHEKEKN
- a CDS encoding sigma-70 family RNA polymerase sigma factor → MTQSLTNHNTTDQSGKKLLEPRFWVERHADFLYSYAFARLNDDEQCRDLVQDTFLAALQKTASFRGDSSERTWLTAILKYKVIDIYRKRSGAFHLKETDGIAANDEEEFFEPDDNHWKREHWPALFGVEDKDPLHNKEFMRILQQCLQRLPPLWMSVFRLKHLDDEGTEMICEQLRISSANFWVIIHRAKVNLRSCLQKNWI